Proteins co-encoded in one Desulfobacteraceae bacterium genomic window:
- the glgP gene encoding alpha-glucan family phosphorylase: MGLLQTFQVYPTIPPKLAFIETLARNYWWSWQRDAVDLFRRIDPRLWAASGENPLVFLTRVSQNRLENLAGDNSFMGHLDQVRERFEKRVLAPLENSSAPLGPDNCVAYFSMEFGIHESLPLYSGGLGILAGDHLKAASAVALPLVGVGLLYRQGYFHQYLDQNGWQQESYPETDLYTIPLRHAKVNGENMRLSVAGPDGEILATVWRLLVGRIPLFLLDTNLPENSPGVRDLTARLYPGDGRTRLAQEALLGIGGMQALSIMGITPAVCHMNEGHSAFAGIERLAQTVSRYGVDLKTALEIVPRTTVFTTHTPVAAGHDEFPVDLVRPVLRPLARRLGLPEEQVLAWGQAAGTGPNAPLSMFVLAHRMSQYCNGVSHLHGQVARRMWSHIWPDRPEDEIPITHITNGVHIPSWISSGISTLFDRYLGPDWSLPPRDPANINRIDEIFEEELWRTHEMSRTRLVRTCRELMVKQYRRRNAPLAVIREAESVLDPGILTIGFARRFATYKRANLLLQDPKRLEALLNSENHPVQIIFAGKAHPKDNEGKALIKRLIDFCHRPTVRNRAVFLEDYDPWIARQMLQGVDVWLNTPRRPFEACGTSGMKSAVNGGLNVSILDGWWCEGYAENRGWRIGNGDDFDDPGYQDTIESQALYNVLENDVIPTFYEKTEGDIPMRWVRMMKEAMKMVMRDFSALRMIQNYQHRFYLPAARRLNELLADDAHEARALARQRERLISRWGAILVEPPERPAAHPFRVGEEFRITAVVHLGELQPEEVAVELYYGPLKSVDALANSFTQRMEMDACYEPGRYLYACSISCRIAGRYGFTVRVSPLADDWVKFTPGLLTWA; the protein is encoded by the coding sequence ATGGGGCTTTTGCAGACCTTTCAAGTTTACCCGACCATCCCTCCGAAGCTCGCTTTTATCGAAACCCTCGCGCGCAACTACTGGTGGAGCTGGCAGCGCGATGCGGTGGACCTTTTCCGGCGCATCGACCCGCGCCTGTGGGCGGCCTCCGGCGAAAACCCGCTGGTCTTTCTGACCCGGGTCTCCCAGAACCGGCTGGAGAACCTGGCCGGTGACAACAGCTTCATGGGCCATCTCGACCAAGTCCGGGAGCGCTTTGAAAAGCGCGTCCTGGCCCCGCTGGAGAACTCCAGCGCGCCGCTGGGGCCGGACAACTGCGTCGCCTATTTCTCCATGGAGTTCGGCATCCACGAGAGCCTGCCCCTTTACTCGGGCGGCCTCGGGATCCTCGCCGGGGATCACCTCAAGGCGGCCTCGGCCGTGGCCCTGCCCCTGGTGGGGGTCGGGCTGCTTTACCGTCAGGGCTATTTTCACCAATACCTGGACCAGAACGGCTGGCAGCAGGAGTCCTACCCGGAGACCGATCTTTACACGATCCCGCTGCGCCACGCCAAGGTCAACGGCGAGAATATGCGGCTATCGGTGGCCGGTCCCGACGGCGAGATTCTCGCCACCGTCTGGCGGCTGCTGGTCGGCCGCATCCCGCTCTTTCTGCTGGACACCAACCTGCCGGAAAACTCGCCCGGGGTGCGGGACCTGACCGCGCGGCTCTACCCCGGCGACGGCCGGACCCGTCTGGCCCAGGAAGCCCTGCTGGGCATCGGCGGCATGCAGGCACTGAGCATCATGGGCATCACGCCCGCGGTCTGCCACATGAACGAGGGCCACAGCGCCTTTGCGGGCATCGAGCGCCTGGCCCAGACCGTGTCCCGCTACGGGGTGGACCTCAAAACCGCACTTGAAATCGTCCCGCGCACCACGGTCTTCACCACCCACACCCCGGTGGCGGCCGGGCACGACGAATTTCCCGTCGACCTGGTGCGGCCGGTGCTGCGCCCCCTCGCCCGCCGCCTGGGCCTTCCGGAGGAGCAGGTGCTGGCCTGGGGGCAGGCCGCCGGCACGGGGCCGAACGCCCCGTTGTCGATGTTTGTCCTGGCCCACCGCATGTCCCAGTACTGCAACGGCGTCAGCCACCTGCACGGCCAGGTGGCGCGGCGCATGTGGTCCCACATCTGGCCCGACCGCCCCGAGGACGAGATCCCGATCACCCACATCACCAACGGGGTGCACATCCCCTCATGGATCTCCTCGGGGATTTCAACCCTCTTTGACCGCTACCTGGGGCCGGACTGGAGCCTGCCGCCGCGCGACCCGGCTAACATCAACCGCATCGACGAAATTTTCGAAGAGGAGCTCTGGCGCACCCACGAGATGAGCCGCACGCGCCTGGTGCGCACCTGCCGGGAGCTGATGGTCAAGCAGTACCGGCGGCGAAACGCCCCCCTGGCGGTCATCCGCGAGGCGGAATCGGTGCTGGACCCAGGCATTCTGACCATCGGGTTCGCGCGCCGCTTCGCCACCTACAAGCGCGCCAACCTCCTCCTGCAGGATCCCAAACGCCTGGAAGCGCTGTTGAACTCGGAAAACCACCCGGTCCAGATCATCTTCGCCGGCAAGGCGCACCCCAAGGACAACGAGGGCAAGGCCCTGATCAAGCGCCTGATCGACTTTTGCCACCGCCCGACGGTCAGAAACCGCGCCGTCTTTTTGGAGGATTACGATCCCTGGATCGCCCGCCAGATGCTCCAGGGCGTGGATGTCTGGCTCAACACCCCGCGCCGCCCGTTCGAGGCCTGCGGCACCTCCGGAATGAAGTCCGCGGTCAACGGGGGCCTCAACGTCAGCATTCTCGACGGCTGGTGGTGCGAGGGCTACGCCGAAAACCGCGGCTGGCGCATCGGCAACGGGGACGACTTCGACGATCCGGGCTACCAGGACACCATCGAAAGCCAGGCCCTTTACAACGTGTTGGAAAACGACGTGATTCCGACCTTTTATGAAAAAACGGAAGGGGACATCCCCATGCGCTGGGTACGCATGATGAAGGAGGCCATGAAAATGGTCATGCGGGATTTCAGCGCCCTGCGGATGATTCAAAACTACCAGCACCGCTTCTACCTGCCCGCCGCGCGGCGCCTGAACGAACTGCTGGCCGACGACGCCCACGAGGCGCGGGCGCTGGCCCGCCAGCGGGAGCGTCTGATAAGCCGCTGGGGGGCGATCCTCGTCGAACCCCCCGAGCGCCCGGCGGCCCACCCTTTCCGCGTCGGGGAGGAGTTTCGGATCACCGCCGTGGTACACCTGGGTGAGCTCCAGCCCGAGGAGGTGGCCGTGGAGCTTTACTACGGCCCGCTTAAATCGGTGGATGCCCTGGCCAACAGCTTCACCCAGCGGATGGAGATGGACGCCTGCTACGAGCCGGGCCGCTATCTTTACGCCTGCAGCATCTCCTGCCGGATTGCCGGCCGCTACGGGTTCACCGTCCGGGTGTCGCCATTGGCCGACGACTGGGTGAAATTCACGCCGGGCTTGCTCACCTGGGCCTGA
- a CDS encoding glycogen/starch synthase: protein MAPATRNPRILIVTPEVTYLPDGMGNMANYLAAKAGGLADVSAALVSALYQQGADVHVAMPDYRGMYSDQLPEILKKDFKMIRQVMPNDRVHLAEDRAFFYMHHVYSNYSWENMKIALAFQREVINNIVPRVRPDLIHCNDWMTGLIPAMSRQMGTPCLFTIHNIHTMKTFLAQIEDRGIDAAYFWQHLFYENMAYDYEETREQNPVDLLVSGVFAAHFVNTVSPTFLREIVEGRHGFVSQPLQHEISNKYHAGCALGILNAPDPSFNPVEDPALHRRYSPAEHVAGKAANKHFLQNRLGLIPNPRAPLFFWPSRLDTIQKGCELLAASLYKVVSEFWDQQLQIVFVASGEYKTVFKNIVGFHDFARRVAICDFNENLARLAYGAADFVLMPSRFEPCGLPQMIGPIYGALPVAHDTGGIHDTVAHLDIAADRGNGFLFEVYDPNGLQWATAEAMRFFNQPQAVRAAQVARIMAQSAATFNHAVTAQNYIDLYEKMLERPLIRT, encoded by the coding sequence ATGGCCCCTGCCACACGCAACCCGCGCATCCTGATCGTCACCCCCGAGGTGACCTACCTGCCCGACGGCATGGGCAACATGGCCAACTACCTGGCCGCCAAGGCCGGCGGGCTGGCCGATGTTTCGGCCGCCCTGGTCAGCGCGCTCTATCAGCAGGGCGCCGACGTGCACGTGGCCATGCCTGACTACCGCGGCATGTACAGCGACCAGCTGCCGGAGATCCTCAAAAAGGATTTCAAGATGATCCGCCAGGTCATGCCCAACGACCGCGTCCACCTGGCCGAGGACCGTGCGTTTTTCTACATGCATCACGTCTATTCCAACTACAGTTGGGAAAACATGAAAATCGCGCTGGCCTTCCAACGCGAGGTGATCAACAACATCGTCCCCCGCGTGCGCCCGGACCTGATTCACTGCAACGACTGGATGACGGGTTTGATCCCGGCCATGTCGCGCCAGATGGGCACGCCGTGCCTCTTTACGATCCACAACATCCACACCATGAAGACCTTCCTTGCCCAGATCGAAGACCGCGGCATCGACGCGGCCTATTTCTGGCAGCACCTCTTCTACGAGAACATGGCCTACGATTACGAGGAGACCCGCGAACAAAACCCCGTTGACCTGCTGGTCAGCGGGGTCTTCGCGGCCCACTTCGTCAACACCGTCAGCCCGACGTTCCTCAGGGAAATCGTCGAGGGCCGCCACGGCTTCGTATCCCAGCCGCTGCAGCACGAAATCAGCAACAAGTACCATGCGGGCTGTGCGCTGGGGATCCTCAACGCCCCCGACCCGTCATTCAACCCCGTGGAGGACCCGGCCCTGCACCGGCGCTACAGCCCCGCCGAGCATGTCGCCGGCAAGGCCGCCAACAAACACTTTCTGCAAAACCGTTTGGGGCTGATCCCCAATCCCCGGGCGCCGCTTTTCTTCTGGCCCTCGCGCCTGGATACGATCCAGAAAGGCTGCGAGCTGCTGGCCGCGTCGCTTTACAAGGTCGTCTCCGAGTTCTGGGACCAGCAGCTGCAGATCGTTTTCGTGGCCAGCGGCGAATACAAGACGGTCTTTAAAAACATCGTCGGCTTCCATGATTTCGCCCGGCGCGTCGCCATCTGCGATTTTAACGAAAATCTTGCCCGCCTGGCCTACGGTGCCGCCGATTTCGTCTTGATGCCCTCGCGCTTCGAACCCTGCGGGCTGCCCCAGATGATCGGTCCGATCTACGGCGCCCTGCCGGTGGCCCATGACACCGGCGGCATCCACGACACCGTCGCCCACCTGGACATCGCCGCCGACCGCGGCAACGGGTTCCTCTTCGAGGTCTACGACCCCAACGGCCTCCAATGGGCCACGGCCGAGGCCATGCGCTTCTTCAACCAGCCCCAGGCCGTTCGCGCGGCCCAGGTCGCGCGCATCATGGCCCAGAGCGCCGCGACCTTCAATCACGCCGTGACCGCCCAGAACTACATCGATCTCTACGAAAAAATGCTCGAGCGGCCCCTGATCCGCACCTGA
- a CDS encoding isoamylase early set domain-containing protein, with amino-acid sequence MSIKKQFLKSKPICKVTFRLPAETAPAARTVHLVSELHDWDREALPFKRLKNGDFTLTLDLPTDREIQFRYLIDGQHWHNEPEADKQAPTCFEDTCNSVIKTF; translated from the coding sequence GTGAGCATCAAAAAACAGTTTCTCAAATCCAAGCCGATCTGCAAGGTCACCTTCCGGCTGCCGGCGGAAACGGCGCCCGCCGCCCGGACGGTCCATCTGGTCAGCGAACTGCACGACTGGGACCGGGAGGCGCTGCCCTTCAAGCGGCTCAAAAACGGCGATTTCACCCTGACCCTGGATCTGCCCACCGACCGGGAGATTCAATTCCGCTATCTAATCGACGGGCAGCACTGGCATAACGAGCCCGAGGCGGACAAACAGGCGCCGACCTGCTTTGAGGATACCTGCAACTCGGTGATCAAGACATTTTGA
- a CDS encoding glycogen debranching enzyme N-terminal domain-containing protein has product MNISDQISQVPAPGRHLLHFRGDTLSFELTAPADAAGSAWVRTNIGHADLARRQIIHAVTRDLPPLARDWFDIPLQPVSPGRFRVTLPLCEVGHFQAKCFFLDTGASEPVWPAGDNTVVNVAPAESCAANIVYNAFVRQFGPNQSGRFQPDAARRKCIAALDRDRYTVIPPSGTFRDLIRELDFIVGELGCRILQLLPIHPTPTTYARMGRFGSPYAALSFTEVDPALAQFDPKATPLEQFIELVDAVHERNARLYLDVAINHTGWAASLHETHPEWLARDPEGRIEVPGAWGVRWEDLTRLDFSHKDLWRYMAEVFLRWCRRGVDGFRCDAGYMIPVEAWRYIVASVRSQFPDTVFLLEGLGGKMSVTCKILSRANFDAAYSELFQNYNRGQIEYYLPEPLEISRSDGLMVHFAETHDNNRLAARSPAYARMRTALCALLADHGAFGFANGVEWYATEKIIVHEAPSLNWGAEPNQVAWIRRLSDLLKTHPAFHAEVELKMMQQGEGEFIVMRRRHRPSGRSLLVAANLDDRQPVTAGWNPRQVEIAAEAWVDLLTGQRVVPREAGTRRLLPLAPGQVMCLSPEPSDLALLEGAADPLRLPARIAHQCLRAKALEVCQILSQTADLGGFDPDAGAARLAADPAAFCREAGPDNAPPRITRWQWPTDCRRTVMLPPGHLLLVIAPLPFHARIIQEGRTLAAEKSLARQDGTHFALFTPLPTPRRHQRQKLKLTVFSPGRSTHAQGPLLQLAAARDAAAMRVFSHTEIRRRKPLFLAANGRGAMTHLPVMWGRLESRYDAILAANLDPEVPEDRRVLFTRCRGWLVYQGYSQALSFDCLHQFRLDAPSRGTWHFHVPTGQGQHVFLALTLTMAPLQNRVQLRFQRLPAEGRASRLDDRRPVELILRPDVEDRSFHDTTKAYTGPEKTFAAAVQPAADGFHFAPAGDHGLTVRLPGGRFTAAPEWTYMVHRPLEATRGLDPDSDLFSPGYFSCLLAGGDQVEMTAVARRASDPAAQTTVLPPPKELPLRWPLAEALAGALDQYVVKRGALRSVIAGYPWFLDWGRDALIVVRGLITAGKTAAAAAVLQQFGQFTENGTLPNMIHGKNAGNRDTSDAPLWFVVACGDLIRRQRSRRFLESDCGGRRLGEVLLDLGAALMAGTPNGVRMDPASGLLYSPGHFTWMDTNFPAGTLRAGYPVEIQALWFAALSVLKRIDPQESGGPWQKTAARVRRGLQQHFWQEQAGYLADCLHATPDTPPQRAEIDDALRPNQLFALTLGALSAPEACRRVLTACETLLVPGAIRSLADQPVSRPHPILHQDQLLNDPHNPYQGRYLGDEDTRRKPAYHNGTAWTWVFPSFCEAWALTYGKAGHATALAWLASGTRLLNRGCCLQMPEIVDGDAPHQQRGCDAQAWGVSELLRVWLKLQS; this is encoded by the coding sequence ATGAACATCTCCGACCAGATCAGCCAGGTGCCGGCACCGGGCCGCCACCTGCTTCATTTTCGGGGCGACACCCTGAGCTTCGAACTCACCGCCCCCGCCGACGCCGCGGGCAGCGCCTGGGTGCGAACCAATATCGGGCATGCCGACCTCGCCCGCCGCCAGATTATCCACGCCGTCACCCGCGATCTTCCGCCTCTCGCGCGCGACTGGTTTGACATCCCCCTGCAGCCGGTGTCCCCGGGCCGATTCCGGGTAACCCTGCCGCTTTGCGAGGTGGGCCATTTTCAGGCCAAGTGTTTTTTCCTGGACACCGGCGCCAGCGAACCGGTCTGGCCCGCCGGCGACAACACCGTGGTCAACGTCGCCCCGGCCGAATCCTGTGCCGCCAACATCGTTTACAATGCCTTCGTGCGCCAGTTCGGCCCCAACCAAAGCGGCCGCTTTCAGCCCGACGCGGCCCGCCGCAAATGCATCGCGGCCCTGGACCGGGACCGCTACACGGTCATTCCGCCGTCGGGGACCTTCCGCGATCTGATCCGCGAACTGGACTTCATCGTGGGCGAACTGGGCTGCCGCATCCTGCAGCTTTTGCCCATCCACCCCACCCCCACGACCTACGCCCGCATGGGCCGCTTCGGCAGCCCGTATGCCGCCCTGAGCTTCACCGAGGTCGATCCGGCCCTGGCGCAATTCGACCCCAAGGCCACCCCGCTGGAGCAGTTCATCGAACTGGTCGACGCCGTCCACGAGCGCAACGCCCGGCTCTACCTGGATGTCGCCATCAACCACACGGGTTGGGCCGCCAGCCTGCACGAGACCCACCCCGAGTGGCTGGCCCGCGACCCCGAGGGCCGCATCGAGGTGCCCGGGGCCTGGGGCGTGCGCTGGGAGGACCTGACCCGCCTGGACTTCAGCCACAAGGACCTCTGGCGCTACATGGCCGAGGTCTTTCTGCGGTGGTGCCGGCGGGGCGTCGACGGGTTTCGCTGCGACGCCGGTTATATGATACCGGTTGAGGCCTGGCGCTACATCGTGGCCAGCGTGCGCAGCCAGTTCCCCGACACCGTCTTTCTGCTGGAGGGCCTGGGGGGCAAGATGTCGGTCACCTGCAAGATCCTCAGCCGCGCCAACTTCGACGCCGCCTACTCCGAGCTGTTTCAGAACTACAACCGCGGGCAGATCGAATACTATCTGCCCGAGCCGTTGGAGATCAGCCGCAGCGACGGCCTGATGGTGCATTTTGCCGAAACCCATGACAACAACCGCCTGGCTGCCCGCTCGCCGGCCTACGCCCGGATGCGCACCGCGCTGTGCGCGCTGCTGGCCGACCACGGCGCCTTCGGCTTCGCCAACGGCGTCGAATGGTACGCCACCGAGAAGATCATCGTTCACGAGGCGCCAAGCCTCAACTGGGGCGCCGAACCCAACCAGGTGGCCTGGATCCGCCGCCTCAGCGACCTGCTGAAAACCCACCCGGCATTTCACGCCGAGGTCGAACTCAAGATGATGCAGCAGGGCGAGGGCGAGTTCATCGTCATGCGCCGCCGCCACCGACCCAGCGGCCGCAGCCTGCTGGTGGCGGCCAACCTCGACGACCGGCAGCCGGTCACCGCCGGCTGGAACCCGCGCCAGGTGGAGATCGCGGCCGAAGCGTGGGTCGACCTGCTCACTGGCCAGCGAGTGGTGCCCCGGGAGGCCGGCACCCGCCGGCTGCTGCCCCTGGCGCCCGGCCAGGTGATGTGCCTGAGCCCGGAGCCTTCGGACCTGGCGCTCCTGGAGGGCGCCGCGGATCCCCTGAGGCTGCCGGCGCGCATCGCGCACCAGTGCCTGCGGGCCAAGGCCCTGGAGGTCTGCCAGATTTTAAGCCAAACGGCCGACCTCGGCGGCTTCGACCCCGATGCCGGCGCGGCCCGTCTGGCCGCCGACCCGGCCGCCTTCTGCCGCGAGGCCGGCCCGGACAACGCGCCACCCCGGATCACCCGCTGGCAATGGCCGACGGATTGCCGCCGCACCGTCATGCTGCCCCCCGGCCATTTGCTCCTAGTCATCGCGCCGCTCCCCTTTCATGCCCGCATCATCCAGGAAGGTCGGACGCTGGCCGCCGAAAAAAGCCTCGCCCGGCAGGACGGCACCCACTTCGCCCTCTTTACCCCGCTGCCAACCCCGCGGCGCCACCAGCGCCAGAAGCTCAAGCTGACGGTTTTCAGCCCCGGCCGCAGCACCCACGCCCAGGGCCCGCTGCTGCAGCTGGCGGCAGCCCGCGACGCGGCCGCCATGCGGGTCTTCAGCCACACCGAAATCCGCCGTCGCAAGCCCCTCTTCCTGGCCGCCAACGGCCGCGGCGCGATGACCCACCTGCCGGTGATGTGGGGCCGGCTGGAAAGCCGCTATGACGCCATCCTGGCCGCCAACCTCGATCCCGAAGTGCCCGAGGACCGGCGGGTGCTCTTCACCCGCTGCCGAGGCTGGCTGGTCTACCAGGGCTACTCCCAAGCCCTGAGCTTCGACTGCCTGCACCAGTTCCGGTTGGACGCCCCCTCCCGGGGCACATGGCATTTCCACGTCCCCACCGGACAGGGCCAGCACGTTTTTCTGGCGCTGACCCTGACGATGGCCCCCCTGCAGAACCGCGTCCAGCTCCGCTTCCAGCGGCTGCCGGCCGAGGGCCGAGCCTCGCGCCTGGATGACCGGCGGCCGGTGGAACTGATCCTGCGACCGGATGTCGAAGACCGCAGCTTTCACGACACCACCAAGGCCTACACCGGCCCCGAGAAGACCTTCGCGGCCGCCGTGCAGCCCGCCGCCGACGGATTTCACTTCGCACCCGCCGGGGACCATGGTCTGACGGTCCGGCTGCCCGGGGGGCGCTTTACGGCCGCACCGGAATGGACCTATATGGTGCACCGCCCCCTGGAGGCCACCCGCGGCCTGGACCCGGACTCGGACCTCTTCAGCCCCGGCTACTTCTCCTGTTTATTGGCCGGCGGCGACCAGGTCGAAATGACCGCCGTGGCCCGCAGGGCCTCCGACCCGGCAGCCCAGACGACGGTTTTGCCGCCGCCCAAGGAGCTGCCGCTGCGCTGGCCGCTGGCTGAGGCTTTAGCCGGCGCCCTGGACCAGTACGTCGTCAAGCGGGGGGCCCTTCGTTCCGTGATTGCCGGCTACCCCTGGTTTCTGGACTGGGGCCGGGATGCGCTGATCGTCGTCCGCGGACTGATCACGGCCGGTAAAACCGCCGCGGCGGCGGCCGTCCTGCAACAGTTCGGCCAGTTCACCGAAAACGGCACCCTGCCCAACATGATTCACGGAAAAAATGCCGGCAACCGCGACACCTCGGACGCACCGCTGTGGTTCGTGGTGGCCTGCGGCGACCTGATCCGCAGGCAGCGCAGCCGCCGGTTTCTGGAAAGCGACTGCGGCGGCCGCAGACTGGGTGAGGTGCTGCTGGACCTGGGCGCCGCCCTGATGGCCGGCACACCCAACGGCGTGCGGATGGACCCCGCCTCCGGGCTGCTTTACAGCCCCGGCCACTTTACCTGGATGGATACCAATTTTCCGGCCGGGACCCTGCGGGCCGGCTATCCCGTTGAAATCCAGGCTCTGTGGTTCGCCGCCCTGAGCGTTTTGAAGCGCATCGACCCACAGGAGAGCGGCGGGCCGTGGCAAAAAACAGCGGCGCGCGTCCGCCGGGGGCTGCAGCAGCACTTTTGGCAGGAGCAGGCGGGCTATCTGGCCGACTGCCTGCACGCCACGCCCGACACGCCGCCGCAGCGGGCCGAAATCGACGACGCCCTGCGGCCCAACCAGCTTTTCGCCCTGACCCTGGGTGCGCTGTCTGCACCCGAGGCCTGCCGCCGGGTGCTGACGGCCTGCGAAACGCTGCTGGTGCCGGGCGCCATTCGCAGCCTGGCGGACCAGCCGGTTTCCCGCCCACACCCGATCCTGCACCAGGACCAGCTGCTCAACGACCCCCACAACCCCTACCAGGGACGCTATCTGGGCGATGAAGACACCCGGCGCAAACCCGCCTACCACAACGGCACGGCCTGGACCTGGGTCTTCCCGAGCTTCTGCGAGGCCTGGGCCCTGACATACGGCAAAGCCGGGCATGCCACCGCCCTGGCCTGGCTGGCCAGCGGCACGCGCCTGCTCAACCGCGGCTGCTGCCTCCAGATGCCCGAAATCGTGGACGGCGACGCCCCCCACCAGCAGCGCGGCTGCGATGCCCAGGCCTGGGGGGTCAGCGAGCTGCTGCGGGTCTGGCTCAAGCTGCAGTCGTAA
- a CDS encoding response regulator transcription factor, with protein sequence MDPKTTVLIIDDHPLFREGLKAIIGREPRYRLVGETDTARAGIHLATELRPDVIIVDVSLPDKNGIELTRDLAKLLPESRVLIISMHSKITYIATAFQAGARGYLVKESASDGLLKGLAAVARGELFLDSSLSSQVVENLLQISVTSPAPAASPHPRLTPREQEVMRLLAEGFTTREIAKRLFISPKTVENHRANIMKKLDLRTTIDLVRQAARLGLIDVELWKG encoded by the coding sequence GTGGATCCGAAAACAACCGTCCTGATCATCGATGACCATCCGCTTTTTCGCGAGGGGCTCAAAGCCATCATCGGGCGCGAGCCGCGCTATCGCCTGGTCGGCGAAACCGACACGGCGCGCGCCGGCATTCACCTGGCAACCGAATTGAGACCCGATGTGATCATCGTCGATGTCTCACTGCCGGACAAAAACGGGATCGAACTGACCCGCGATCTGGCCAAACTGCTGCCCGAAAGCCGGGTCCTAATCATCAGCATGCACAGCAAGATCACCTACATCGCCACCGCTTTCCAGGCCGGCGCGCGGGGGTACCTGGTCAAGGAATCGGCCTCGGACGGACTCTTGAAGGGGTTGGCGGCGGTGGCCCGCGGCGAACTTTTTCTGGACAGCAGCCTCTCCTCCCAGGTGGTCGAAAATCTGCTCCAGATTTCGGTCACATCACCCGCCCCGGCGGCCTCACCCCATCCCCGGCTGACCCCCCGCGAGCAGGAGGTCATGCGCCTGCTGGCCGAAGGCTTCACCACCCGCGAAATCGCCAAGCGCCTGTTCATCAGCCCCAAAACGGTGGAAAACCACCGCGCCAATATCATGAAAAAACTCGATCTGCGCACCACCATCGATCTGGTGCGCCAGGCCGCGCGGCTGGGTCTGATCGACGTGGAGCTCTGGAAGGGCTGA
- a CDS encoding sigma-54 dependent transcriptional regulator, whose protein sequence is MDTILIIDDDDQLRRSFEKLLTEEDYAVQTAPSGEAGVKLVDQRSPDLVILDMRLPGMNGLQTFLQIQRIEPKLPVIIMTAFGTTETAIEATKMGAYDYILKPFDIPDMLAVIQKAIEAGHFMRSPVVVDGGLQQTAREAIIGRSKPMQDVYKAIGRVASSDATVLIRGESGTGKELVARAIYQHSLRAANPFLVINCVAIPENLLESELFGYEKGAFTGAAHRRVGKIEQAHRGTVFLDEIGDMPFSIQAKILRLLQEKSIERLGGGETIAVDVRIIAATNRDLEAALVEGRFREDLYYRLKVVTIWLPPLRERVDDIPLLTEYFLARHGDSLGVENPGITPEATESLKTYNWPGNIRELSNTIQKLLIFNRGAPIGPEEIGPALRGGGQPSDPSDSAGTTDQALRRWAVEALTAKSQKNLFDACIDRFASILISEALNLTGGNRSRAARLLGVSRPTLHSGIDKYGLKIETTVK, encoded by the coding sequence ATGGACACGATCCTGATCATCGACGACGACGACCAGCTGCGGCGCAGTTTCGAGAAACTACTCACCGAGGAGGATTACGCCGTTCAAACGGCCCCCTCGGGGGAGGCCGGAGTCAAGCTGGTCGACCAGCGCAGCCCCGACCTGGTGATCCTTGACATGCGCCTGCCGGGCATGAACGGGCTGCAGACCTTTCTGCAGATCCAGCGCATCGAGCCCAAGCTGCCGGTGATCATCATGACGGCCTTCGGCACCACCGAGACCGCCATCGAGGCCACCAAGATGGGGGCCTACGACTACATTCTCAAACCCTTCGACATCCCCGACATGCTGGCGGTGATTCAGAAAGCCATCGAGGCCGGACACTTCATGCGCTCACCGGTGGTGGTCGACGGGGGCCTTCAGCAAACCGCGCGGGAGGCCATCATCGGCCGCAGCAAACCGATGCAGGACGTCTACAAGGCCATCGGCCGGGTGGCCTCCTCGGATGCCACCGTGCTCATCCGCGGGGAGTCCGGCACCGGCAAGGAGCTGGTCGCTCGGGCCATTTACCAGCACAGCCTGCGCGCGGCCAACCCGTTTCTGGTCATCAACTGCGTCGCGATACCCGAAAACCTGCTGGAAAGCGAGCTCTTCGGCTACGAAAAGGGGGCCTTCACGGGTGCCGCCCACCGCCGCGTGGGCAAAATCGAGCAGGCCCACCGGGGCACCGTGTTCCTGGACGAAATCGGCGACATGCCCTTCAGCATCCAGGCAAAGATCTTGCGGCTGCTCCAGGAAAAGAGTATAGAACGGCTCGGGGGCGGGGAGACCATCGCGGTGGATGTGCGCATCATCGCCGCCACCAACCGCGACCTGGAGGCCGCCCTGGTGGAGGGCCGCTTCCGGGAGGATCTCTACTATCGACTCAAGGTGGTCACAATCTGGCTGCCGCCCCTGCGGGAGCGCGTCGACGACATCCCGCTGTTGACGGAATATTTTCTGGCGCGCCACGGCGACAGCCTGGGGGTCGAAAACCCCGGCATCACCCCCGAAGCTACGGAGAGTCTGAAAACCTACAACTGGCCGGGCAACATCCGGGAACTCAGCAACACCATCCAGAAGCTGCTGATCTTCAACCGCGGCGCGCCCATCGGCCCCGAGGAGATCGGCCCGGCGCTGCGCGGCGGGGGGCAGCCGAGCGACCCATCCGACAGCGCCGGCACCACCGATCAGGCCCTTCGCCGGTGGGCGGTGGAAGCCCTGACCGCCAAAAGCCAGAAGAACCTGTTTGACGCCTGCATCGACCGTTTTGCCAGCATCCTGATCAGCGAGGCCCTGAACCTCACCGGCGGCAACCGCTCGCGGGCCGCCAGGCTGCTGGGAGTCTCCCGGCCGACCCTGCATTCCGGGATCGACAAATACGGCCTTAAAATCGAAACCACGGTAAAATAA